GCCACCTTGAtgcttctgtttttttctgcattCCAACAAAGTATGAACTTGTGCTATTACACAACATACTATGCTATTACATAACAGAAACTAAACCTATTACAAACCCCAAatcttatttatattttttttttttgaagactttttaaaatgtatttgacaagacagtgtgagaggtggactggaagtgaatggggtgagagatggggaggggtcggcaaaggacccgggccaggaattgaacccaggtcagccgcatggtagatgggttccctaccggttggccacaacAAGGCCACAAACCCCAAATCTTACTCTTACTTTAGAGCGGGGAGTGTCAATGCGCCATAGCAACATGAAGTTGCATTACGGAGTGGTGTAGCAGAGAATGGAATGTCAACATATGCAAACTTGCAAATAATTAACATTACATTTTTGTCAAGCCACGTTTTTTGGATATTGCAAATTAATCTATGGTAAATAAGTATATTCCATGTTTCAATGTTGTTTATTCCACTATACCCTTAtaattgtttgtttttctttaaccAAAACATATAGACAGTAAGCTTTGCACACACAGCCATTTAACACTCTCTATTATAGGCTACACATCGGTCTTCAAACAGTTTTGCACGTCTATGTTCATCATAGATGTTGGTAGCATTAGGCTGCTTGAGGACTAAGCATGGAAGCAGTATGTTAATATATCTACCCAACACCACATGTTTTGTGTATTAACACTAAATCACATACAACCTTGCTTATTGTTTTACAGGAACATGCCACCTCCTCATGGTGGAGGGCTCCAAAAGTCCTGCACTTCTTGCAGCGAAAAGATTTTCAACGGCTGTAAAACCTGCCCTAAGTGCAAGGCAGCCCAGCCGACTGGGGTGcggctgaaaaaaaaatggaacattTAAAGAAGAACGTGGACGCCTGGGCTGCAAATAAGAAAAAGCACCAGTGCCTGTCCCATGTGTGGGACAGTGCAGTGCTGTTGGTAGGAAATATCTGTTACGATATCTGAAAgtagtgtaaaaaaaatgtaggtCCTATTGACGTCCACTGATTTTGCGATGCTCTGTTCTGAAATGACAGGCTAGCATTTAATAACTTTGTCGTTCACAATCTGGTCAGAAATGCCAGATTACCTAGCTGCAATTTTTCTCGTCAGTTCATTCACAGTTCATTCACTGTACGGCAACCTTTTAGCTGTTTTTCCACTGCCCTCTGTTGTATGGTGGCCCGAGTATGTATTCCAACTATGCTGTTTATGGCAACTATGTAAAGTTCGATTTCCctagtcataaggaatacttacaATTTCATGGCTTTGGTGTTagtcagaaaataaataattGTGAATCGTCCGTATTCATTCTGGAAAGGAAATGCTAAAAGTAGTACACAGTACACCTTAAAGAATTACAGATTCATAGTGCAGAGTACATACAATTCTGTTTTGTACCCTGAATAATTTCACAGTTATGCATATTGCTTTCCTGCAAAGAGTGCCTATACAAAAGAGGACAGAATGTGGTTACTAAAAGTGACATTGATACATTAGTCTTTGATCTTTGTCTAGAAATAACTGATATCGGAACACAACCAGCCATACCCGATTGCCAGTGCCTTGCATACCTGCATGTTATTTCAACTTATTTCAGAACTGCACATAATGTCCGAAAATTAGTGAATCATTTAGGTCTACTTGTttactcttcaaatttcaaaTATTTTCTCTCCCCTTTCGTACTGACCTTCAGGTGGAGAAGTTAAATGCCCTTAACTGGCACCCGGTGTTGCTTGTCAAGCCACACCGAACGGCGAAAATGCTCACCCCAGAGGGCCAGAACACAAACGGCGAAGTGTGCCTGAGGAACATACATGAGATTTATAAACTCATGGTGGAAGGTAAGACAATATGTGccatattgggggggggggtgttagacgGCTGTCTGGAAATGGTTACTTTTGTGTAAATTGCCATATGTATGTTTGGTAAAATATTGTGTGCCTGAGGAACATACATGAGATTTATAAACTCATGGTGGAAGGTAAGACAATATGTGccatattgggggggggggtgttagacgGCTGTCTGGAAATGGTTACTTTTGTGTAAATTGCCATATGTATGTTTGGTAAAATATTATGTACACTCTGTTGTCGTTACACATCAACGCTACACAGTAAGTTTTGTGATTTGTAGATGTGCTGTATCTGTCTACTCTTTTCCATCCTCAGACACGCCACTGGGTCCAGGAACCACAGCTCCCCCGCCCCCACCAGGACCAGGTGAGttctttcccgctctctctctctctctctctctctctctctctctctctctctctctctctctctctctctctctctctcacacacacacacacactcgccctacAGTAATCAATCCGCTCAAACCAATGGGCAGTGGTTCACCTGTCCATGTTGACACATTGTATGCTGATATCTCTATATCTAATTATGTTTGTTTACCTATTTACTGTTACTGTATGTCGAatgtttacctccgccaaggaggttatgtttccggtcgtgttgttttgtctgtctatctgccagcaggataagtaaaaaaaaataaaaaaaataaaaaaaaggagtGAACGAATTGAGATGAAAATTTGTAGACTTGAAAATTGTAGAaataaagaagaatgtccgcacactgctcccgtgttgcttttttatattttttctcaagtgagcgctttcgagctttcgctcttcatcagactgatgacaagtctgatgaagagcgaaagctcgaaagcgctcacttgagaaaaaattaaaaaaagcaacacgggagcagtgtgcggacattcttcttcatttctacaatagcctactttggccttttgtcatgcacctgcgttttggatgtgcgcaccactaacctactgactaGACTTGGAAATTGGAATTGACTCAAGGAACTGAGTGATTAAATCCTagtagtgatccggatcacaaagtccaaacaggacctttttaaacattattcaccattgttagcctagaaatcttgaCACCCATAGTGTCCACAAATTGAATTGCCAGGGCAAaatttgacatttcagtttctcactccacaaaaagaaggcagaaagactttaaataaaaatagggtgtaacattgtcaaatgttctatcaaacagcttatttgcactctcagagtgcatcttGTTTACAAATGTGTTATGTAATGTTCTACATAAAGTAAATTTACTTGTGTTGGGTGAGGAAGGGTGAGACGGACTGCATTGTGATTTGCACATGCGCTGCTGTGATGCTATATCTGTCTTTCTCCTATCCAGCTATGGATACGCAGGGCGAGGAGACGCCTAATTCTAACCCTATTGATCTAGGTGAGCATTCTATGCAGAGTATGGTGTGCCCACACAACTGGGCAGCTGTTGACGCATTATATGCTGATGTCTTTATATTGTATATCTTAACGTACCTTTTTGCATACTCTATGTCAGATGTTTTACTCTGTACTGCTCTAAGCAATGGTAATTTGCTTTAACAAATCACTGGTGGACATAACTATTGTTTGCTTAATCTTTTTCACGTTTTACATAGACAACACAGAAGAGGAATTTATCCTCAATCTCATTCCAATAGAGATCAGCCACTTATCAGGACAAGGTACCACAGCACTgttggattttttttccatatttcAATTCAGGGATATCATTTTTTTTGTCACTAAAAATCTTACAGTCACAAAATTGGTGATTTTCACATGTGCTGTTATGATGCTATATCTGTCTTTCTCCTATCCACCTGACACCGAAGAAGATGGCATTGAGGAAGCGGCGCCCACAAACAAAGGTGAGAATACTATGTGACAtaggtgatctctctctctctctctctctctctctctctctctctctctctctctctctctctctctctctctctctctctctctctctctctctctctctctctctctctctctctctgcctttgtcaGTAACCATCTTACAGTCACAAagttgttgattttcacatgtgcTGTTATGATGCCATATCTGTCTTTCTCCTATCCACCCGACACCGAAGAAGATGGCATTGAGGAAGCGGCGCCCACAAAAAAAGGTGAGAATACTATGTGACAtaggtgatctctctctctctctctctctctctctctctctctctctctctctctctctctctctctctgcatttgtcaGTAACTAATGTACTGTTGTAATGCTATATATTTCTTTCTTCTATCCAGTGAGAAAGAGAAGGGCTCCTCTGAAGGCACAACAGCCTAAAGGTAAATTCTTATGTAACAACTCTACTAATCTATCATTTCTCTAATAAAGCCCCCTGCACACTGGGCAATGCGGTCACCGCATCACCGGAGTGgtggccacctagtggacaccgtattacctcagaaaaactcccgcaagcaaGGTCTAGTGGTGGCTgtttgaaacatggcggacggagcataaaatgccaccaaacttctttatttgaacactaaaaacgcttcgtttcacttttttgaaatgtgttactgataaagatcatgtgtgaaaggtattgctgtgtttggtgatgaatttggttttcgtaatttcgtatcaaatcataactgcttgttttcttgtccacctatCTAGTGTGGATTAAATAATGATAAAGTTTGGACATTATCACTGTTTTTAACAGCTTAAAACGGCGTAATTTTGATATTTATCTATTAATTTTTGAGAAGATCCGCGggaaatcctaaagtgtttatcatcaccatagcaacagctctcttcaccgcacggtcaggcacggtattttccggacgagttgaaatatttgaacgtatgcgtaggctctcggatgcggactttcttccgcaccggactgtccggaccccaaccgcatacggaatgcggttctccatagacaatgaatggttaacggtcaaatcggattcgtattaccgcatgtagTGTGCAGGGGGCTTAACTTGAATTTTTATTGTCTTACCCCTGTGCAGCACAAAGTGGTGCACCATAAGGTGCAAGTCAGTATCTTCAAACTGACTGGTCTTTTCAGTAGATG
Above is a window of Engraulis encrasicolus isolate BLACKSEA-1 unplaced genomic scaffold, IST_EnEncr_1.0 scaffold_564_np1212, whole genome shotgun sequence DNA encoding:
- the LOC134444428 gene encoding muscle M-line assembly protein unc-89-like isoform X34, coding for MEHLKKNVDAWAANKKKHQCLSHVWDSAVLLVEKLNALNWHPVLLVKPHRTAKMLTPEGQNTNGEVCLRNIHEIYKLMVEDTPLGPGTTAPPPPPGPAMDTQGEETPNSNPIDLDNTEEEFILNLIPIEISHLSGQEDGIEEAAPTNKEDGIEEAAPTKKVRKRRAPLKAQQPKEDGIEEAAPTNKEDGIEEAAPTKKVRKRRAPLKAQQPKEDGIEEAAPTNKEDGIEEAAPTNKVRKRRAPLKAQQPKEDGIEEAAPTNKVRKRRAPLKAQQPKEDGIEEAAPTNKVRKRRAPLKAQQPKVRKRRAPLSHRVGVKEDDEKTRQDRQPPGLHGYRSSK
- the LOC134444428 gene encoding salivary glue protein Sgs-3-like isoform X35, whose protein sequence is MEHLKKNVDAWAANKKKHQCLSHVWDSAVLLVEKLNALNWHPVLLVKPHRTAKMLTPEGQNTNGEVCLRNIHEIYKLMVEDTPLGPGTTAPPPPPGPAMDTQGEETPNSNPIDLDNTEEEFILNLIPIEISHLSGQEDGIEEAAPTNKEDGIEEAAPTKKVRKRRAPLKAQQPKEDGIEEAAPTNKEDGIEEAAPTKKVRKRRAPLKAQQPKEDGIEEAAPTNKEDGIEEAAPTNKVRKRRAPLKAQQPKEDGIEEAAPTNKVRKRRAPLKAQQPKEDGIEEAAPTKKVRKRRAPLKAQQPKVRKRRAPLSHRVGVKEDDEKTRQDRQPPGLHGYRSSK
- the LOC134444428 gene encoding muscle M-line assembly protein unc-89-like isoform X32, which gives rise to MEHLKKNVDAWAANKKKHQCLSHVWDSAVLLVEKLNALNWHPVLLVKPHRTAKMLTPEGQNTNGEVCLRNIHEIYKLMVEDTPLGPGTTAPPPPPGPAMDTQGEETPNSNPIDLDNTEEEFILNLIPIEISHLSGQEDGIEEAAPTNKEDGIEEAAPTKKVRKRRAPLKAQQPKEDGIEEAAPTNKEDGIEEAAPTKKVRKRRAPLKAQQPKEDGIEEAAPTNKEDGIEEAAPTNKVRKRRAPLKAQQPKEDGIEEAAPTNKVRKRRAPLKAQQPKEDGIEEAAPTNKEDGIEEAAPTKKEDGIEEAAPTNKVRKRRAPLKAQQPKEDGIEEAPHTNKDDNTM
- the LOC134444428 gene encoding muscle M-line assembly protein unc-89-like isoform X36, which translates into the protein MEHLKKNVDAWAANKKKHQCLSHVWDSAVLLVEKLNALNWHPVLLVKPHRTAKMLTPEGQNTNGEVCLRNIHEIYKLMVEDTPLGPGTTAPPPPPGPAMDTQGEETPNSNPIDLDNTEEEFILNLIPIEISHLSGQEDGIEEAAPTNKEDGIEEAAPTKKVRKRRAPLKAQQPKEDGIEEAAPTNKEDGIEEAAPTKKVRKRRAPLKAQQPKEDGIEEAAPTNKEDGIEEAAPTNKVRKRRAPLKAQQPKEDGIEEAAPTNKEDGIEEAAPTKKEDGIEEAAPTNKVRKRRAPLKAQQPKVRKRRAPLSHRVGVKEDDEKTRQDRQPPGLHGYRSSK
- the LOC134444428 gene encoding muscle M-line assembly protein unc-89-like isoform X37, translating into MEHLKKNVDAWAANKKKHQCLSHVWDSAVLLVEKLNALNWHPVLLVKPHRTAKMLTPEGQNTNGEVCLRNIHEIYKLMVEDTPLGPGTTAPPPPPGPAMDTQGEETPNSNPIDLDNTEEEFILNLIPIEISHLSGQEDGIEEAAPTNKEDGIEEAAPTKKVRKRRAPLKAQQPKEDGIEEAAPTNKEDGIEEAAPTKKEDGIEEAAPTNKVRKRRAPLKAQQPKEDGIEEAAPTNKVRKRRAPLKAQQPKEDGIEEAAPTNKEDGIEEAAPTKKEDGIEEAAPTNKVRKRRAPLKAQQPKVRKRRAPLSHRVGVKEDDEKTRQDRQPPGLHGYRSSK
- the LOC134444428 gene encoding brain acid soluble protein 1-like isoform X40; its protein translation is MEHLKKNVDAWAANKKKHQCLSHVWDSAVLLVEKLNALNWHPVLLVKPHRTAKMLTPEGQNTNGEVCLRNIHEIYKLMVEDTPLGPGTTAPPPPPGPAMDTQGEETPNSNPIDLDNTEEEFILNLIPIEISHLSGQEDGIEEAAPTNKEDGIEEAAPTKKVRKRRAPLKAQQPKEDGIEEAAPTNKEDGIEEAAPTKKVRKRRAPLKAQQPKEDGIEEAAPTNKEDGIEEAAPTNKVRKRRAPLKAQQPKEDGIEEAAPTNKVRKRRAPLKAQQPKEDGIEEAAPTNKEDGIEEAAPTKKVRKRRAPLKAQQPKEDGIEEAPHTNKDDNTM